A portion of the Blastochloris tepida genome contains these proteins:
- a CDS encoding IS481 family transposase codes for MDTHKNARLTPKGREVMVGAVVDGGLTNAEAARRYNTTPKTVAKWVGRFRAEGVDGLRDRSSRPLSSPGQTAPATCAAVEALRRQRCTGKQIAAELGLSPATVSRILRRRGLNKLSALEPAEPVRRYERQHPGEIIHIDIKKLGRFNTVGHRITGDRSGQSNSRGVGWECLHLAIDDHSRVAYSEILPDEKRPSCLRFLFNALRFFRAHGVKVQRVMTDNGASFRSFRYARALRLLEIKHLRTKPYTPKTNGKAERFVQTSLREWAYAKAYLHSDQRAAELPIWLHRYNWHRPHGSLQAKTPISRLGLTEDNLLRLHI; via the coding sequence ATGGACACTCACAAGAATGCTCGCCTGACCCCGAAAGGTCGAGAGGTGATGGTGGGCGCCGTGGTGGATGGCGGACTGACCAATGCCGAGGCCGCGCGTCGCTACAACACCACGCCGAAGACGGTCGCCAAATGGGTCGGGCGCTTCCGCGCCGAGGGTGTCGATGGTTTGCGCGACCGCTCCTCCAGGCCGCTTTCATCGCCAGGCCAAACAGCGCCCGCCACGTGCGCTGCGGTCGAGGCGTTGCGCCGCCAGCGCTGCACCGGCAAGCAGATCGCGGCCGAGCTCGGCCTCTCGCCGGCCACCGTCAGCCGTATCCTGCGGCGGCGCGGCTTGAACAAGCTCAGCGCCCTGGAGCCGGCCGAACCGGTCCGGCGCTACGAACGCCAGCATCCCGGCGAGATCATTCACATCGACATCAAAAAGCTCGGCCGGTTCAACACGGTGGGCCACCGCATCACCGGCGATCGCAGCGGGCAAAGCAACAGCCGCGGGGTCGGCTGGGAGTGCCTGCATCTCGCCATCGACGATCATTCGCGGGTCGCCTACTCGGAAATCCTGCCCGACGAAAAGCGCCCGTCCTGTCTGCGCTTTCTGTTCAATGCACTGCGCTTCTTCAGGGCCCATGGCGTCAAGGTTCAGCGCGTGATGACCGACAACGGCGCCAGCTTCCGCTCCTTCCGCTATGCCAGGGCGCTGCGCCTACTCGAGATCAAGCACCTGCGCACCAAGCCGTATACGCCCAAGACCAACGGCAAGGCCGAGCGCTTCGTCCAAACGAGCTTGCGCGAATGGGCCTACGCCAAAGCTTATCTGCACTCCGATCAGCGCGCCGCAGAGCTGCCGATCTGGCTGCATCGCTACAATTGGCACAGGCCCCATGGTAGCTTGCAAGCCAAGACACCCATCAGCCGCCTCGGTCTGACCGAGGACAACCTGTTGAGGCTCCACATCTAG
- a CDS encoding AAA family ATPase, with the protein MARGELMKKLLASYGRDEEFRAVAEQIITEEEQKNNKVLARSLRKTLDNSARSATPKALAPLIPFPDAANDFIERIEPEHTKNDIVLTNTNLRIFAGLIREFRRAEDIRRHGLPVRSKLLFCGPPGCGKTLCAEVFSRELGLPLFIVKLDRLISSYLGETATNIRKIFEFARKQPCVLFFDEFDALARSRDDVNEHSELRRVVNSILIFIDRIRPKGFLVAATNLDHSLDPAIWRRFDEIIWFGKPDRLMVEKYLRVKFKNVEVAFDPVAQAVLLEGFSYAEIERVCLSAIKTAVLERRRQVREADFRLAVRDEIRRRSGSARLSPML; encoded by the coding sequence ATGGCGCGTGGCGAATTGATGAAGAAACTGCTTGCGAGTTATGGCCGGGACGAGGAGTTCCGCGCTGTCGCTGAGCAGATCATTACTGAAGAGGAACAAAAGAATAACAAGGTCCTCGCTAGATCTCTCCGAAAAACGCTGGACAATTCAGCGCGCTCCGCTACGCCTAAGGCGTTGGCTCCGCTCATCCCATTTCCTGACGCTGCTAACGACTTTATTGAACGAATCGAGCCTGAGCATACAAAAAACGATATTGTGCTTACCAATACTAATCTTCGTATTTTTGCTGGTTTGATCCGTGAGTTCCGCCGAGCCGAAGACATCCGGCGCCACGGTCTGCCGGTGCGTTCGAAGCTTCTGTTTTGCGGGCCTCCTGGTTGTGGAAAAACGCTTTGCGCGGAGGTTTTTTCCCGTGAGCTTGGCTTGCCGCTTTTTATCGTAAAGCTTGATAGGTTGATATCTTCATATCTTGGAGAAACAGCCACCAACATACGCAAGATCTTTGAGTTTGCTAGAAAGCAGCCCTGTGTACTTTTTTTTGATGAATTCGATGCTTTGGCGCGCTCGCGCGATGATGTTAACGAGCATAGCGAACTCCGCAGAGTCGTTAATAGCATTCTGATATTTATCGACAGGATACGTCCGAAAGGTTTCTTGGTTGCCGCCACCAATCTTGATCATTCTTTAGACCCTGCAATCTGGCGCCGTTTCGACGAAATTATATGGTTTGGCAAGCCGGACCGACTCATGGTTGAAAAGTACCTCAGAGTTAAATTCAAGAATGTGGAGGTGGCGTTCGACCCGGTTGCGCAGGCGGTGCTGCTTGAGGGCTTCAGCTACGCAGAAATTGAGCGAGTATGCCTTTCGGCCATCAAGACCGCCGTTCTCGAACGCAGACGGCAGGTTCGTGAAGCCGATTTCAGGCTTGCAGTCCGCGACGAGATTCGACGGCGATCCGGGAGTGCGCGGCTTTCACCTATGTTGTAA
- a CDS encoding DNA adenine methylase: MENDTLRPVAPARPVAPYIGGKKHLAERLAACIAAVPHDSYVEPFVGMGGVFLRRRRAPKLEVINDISGDVATFFRILQRHYVPFMDMLRWQVAGRREFERLLASDPTTLTDLERAARFLYLQRAAYGGKVAGRSFGVSPGASSRFDVTRLAKLLDDLHERLAGVVIECLPYAEVIARYDRPGTLFYLDPPYHGSETDYGAGVFAAADFRRLAGQLAGINGRFILSINDTPEMRSTFAAFDQETVELTYSVNGASPQRVSELIVCSAGLPAEHAAPKGLFD; this comes from the coding sequence ATGGAGAACGACACGCTGCGCCCCGTGGCGCCGGCGCGCCCGGTCGCGCCCTATATCGGCGGCAAGAAGCACCTCGCCGAGCGCTTGGCCGCCTGCATCGCGGCCGTGCCCCACGACAGCTATGTCGAGCCGTTCGTCGGCATGGGCGGGGTGTTTCTCCGCCGCCGGCGGGCGCCGAAGCTGGAGGTGATCAACGACATCTCCGGCGACGTCGCCACCTTCTTCCGCATCCTGCAGCGCCACTACGTGCCATTCATGGACATGCTGCGCTGGCAGGTTGCCGGCCGGCGGGAGTTCGAGCGGCTGCTGGCCTCCGACCCCACCACGCTGACCGACCTCGAGCGCGCCGCGCGGTTCCTGTACCTGCAGCGCGCCGCCTATGGCGGCAAGGTCGCCGGCCGGAGCTTCGGCGTGTCGCCGGGGGCGTCCTCCCGGTTCGACGTGACGCGGCTGGCCAAGCTGCTCGACGACCTGCACGAGCGCCTCGCCGGCGTAGTCATCGAGTGCCTGCCCTATGCTGAGGTGATCGCCCGCTATGACCGGCCGGGCACGCTGTTCTATCTCGACCCGCCCTACCACGGCTCGGAGACCGATTACGGGGCCGGGGTGTTTGCCGCGGCCGACTTCCGGCGGCTGGCGGGCCAGCTCGCCGGCATCAATGGCCGCTTCATCCTGTCGATCAACGACACCCCCGAGATGCGGTCGACCTTCGCCGCCTTCGATCAGGAGACGGTCGAGCTGACCTATTCGGTCAATGGCGCCTCGCCGCAGCGGGTGTCGGAGCTGATCGTGTGCTCGGCTGGGCTGCCGGCAGAGCATGCGGCGCCGAAGGGGCTCTTCGATTAG